A genomic segment from Spinacia oleracea cultivar Varoflay chromosome 3, BTI_SOV_V1, whole genome shotgun sequence encodes:
- the LOC110804545 gene encoding phosphatidylinositol/phosphatidylcholine transfer protein SFH3 isoform X3: protein MADVLAIDRVVEMDNMDDDKKNAVGTFKKKAMNASSKFKSSFSRRRRSSKVMSVDFVDIHDFEEAQAVESLRQALILEELLPSKFDDYHVMLRFLRARKFDLEKAKQMWGDMLHWRMEFGADTIMEEFDFKEINEVLEHYPQGHHGIDKDGRPVYIELLGKVDATKLMQATTIDRYIKYHVMEFERTFAVKFPACSITAKKHIDQSTTILDVSGVGLKQFNKAARELIGRLQKVDGDNYPETLNRMFIINAGSGFRLLWNSVKGFLDPKTTAKITVLGNKYQSKLLEIIEANELPEFLGGTCTCADEGGCLRSDKGPWKDPEILKKVQNGGASCKQLGNHNHHRCDEKTITEDVGHVASKKVQNDAEAVNTNNEHLQLAPIREEDNNKLVSPNSLVAVVTKPKPVDDSWHKMVNNNNYAIVKADCYTINSGFKPPEGISNQIVETHINFYWPYMQSDSLSLTLWLPL from the exons ATGGCTGATGTTCTAGCTATTGATCGAg TGGTTGAGATGGACAACATGGATGATGACAAGAAGAACGCCGTGGGGACTTTCAAGAAGAAGGCGATGAATGCTTCGAGCAAGTTTAAGAGCTCATTttcaaggaggaggaggagCAGTAAGGTCATGTCTGTCGATTTTGTAGATATTCATGATTTTGAGGAGGCTCAAGCTGTTGAATCTCTTCGCCAAGCCCTTATATTGGAAGAACTCTTGCCTTCTAAATTTGATGATTATCATGTGATGCTCAG ATTTTTAAGGGCACGAAAATTCGATCTTGAGAAAGCAAAACAAATGTGGGGGGATATGCTGCACTGGAGGATGGAATTTGGTGCTGACACTATCATGGAG GAATTTGATTTCAAAGAAATCAATGAAGTTTTGGAGCATTATCCTCAAGGACATCATGGAATAGATAAGGATGGTCGACCTGTTTACATAGAGCTTCTTGGCAAAGTAGATGCTACAAAACTGATGCAAGCCACAACCATAGACAGATATATCAAATATCATGTTATGGAGTTTGAGAGGACTTTTGCTGTTAAGTTTCCAGCATGTTCAATTACTGCTAAGAAGCATATTGATCAAAGTACAACCATATTAGATGTTTCTGGAGTG GGACTGAAACAATTCAACAAAGCTGCAAGGGAGTTGATTGGCCGCCTTCAGAAAGTTGACGGTGACAATTATCCAGAG ACCCTAAACCGTATGTTCATCATAAATGCTGGTTCTGGATTTAGACTTCTGTGGAACAGTGTCAAAGGTTTTCTTGACCCAAAGACCACAGCAAAAATAACAGTTCTTGGTAACAAGTACCAGAGCAAGTTACTTGAAATAATAGAGGCTAA TGAGCTGCCAGAGTTCTTAGGAGGTACCTGTACTTGCGCGGACGAAGGAGGTTGTCTGCGTTCTGACAAAGGACCCTGGAAGGACCCTGAAATATTGAAg AAGGTACAAAATGGCGGAGCATCATGTAAGCAACTTGGAAACCACAACCACCATCGGTGTGATGAGAAGACAATAACCGAGGATGTAGGCCATGTGGCATCCAAGAAG GTGCAGAATGATGCAGAGGCTGTAAATACCAATAACGAGCATCTACAACTTGCTCCCATTAGAGAAGAA GATAATAACAAGCTTGTGAGCCCTAACAGTTTAGTGGCTGTAGTTACTAAACCTAAACCTGTTGATGATTCTTGGCATAAGATggtcaacaacaacaactatgCCATAGTCAAAG